In the genome of Cryptomeria japonica chromosome 8, Sugi_1.0, whole genome shotgun sequence, one region contains:
- the LOC131061492 gene encoding serine/arginine-rich splicing factor RS2Z33 isoform X2 has translation MYMHLCMPVCLYVCLCSQVCLVCALTGWIWVRFGPDSVPKMPRYDDRFGNTRLYVGRLSSRTRTRDLEDLFGKYGRVRDVDLKHDFAFIEFSDARDADEARYYLNGRDLNGSRIVVEFARGGPRGGGGGSREYLGRGPPPGSGRCFNCGNDGHWARDCKAGDWKNKCYRCGERGHIERNCPNSPKSYSRRERSPSRSRSRSLSRGRGRSRSPSYKNRSYRSPSSPRRDARSTVQDERRSRSRSYSRSPRRGRRHSPAMDDRRSISPVSDSPNRQSDDRNNVMRNSRRSESPASDDGHGPRDSASPERDSPGRYQSPAANGKSSHSPSATANNQTPSPARDSPALRDSPGAST, from the exons ATGTATATGCATTTATGCATGCCTGTATGTCTATATGTATGCCTATGTAGCCAGGTTTGCCTGGTTTGCGCGCTGACAGGCTGGATCTGGGTTCGGTTTGGACCAGATTCAG TGCCTAAAATGCCTCGCTATGATGACCGTTTTGGAAACACCCGGCTCTATGTCGGTCGACTATCTTCTCGAACACGCACAAGAGATCTTGAAGATCTTTTCGGGAAATATGGAAG AGTCCGAGATGTGGATCTGAAGCACGACTTCGCATTCATT GAATTTAGTGATGCTCGAGATGCGGATGAGGCAAGGTACTATCTGAATGGCAGAGATTTGAATGGGAGTCGCATTGTTGTCGAGTTTGCAAGAGGG GGACcaagaggaggaggtggtggatctCGTGAATATCTAGGGAGGGGGCCGCCTCCTGGTTCTGGAAGGTGCTTTAACTGTGGGAATGATGGTCATTGGGCTAGAGACTGCAAAGCTGGGGATTGGAAAAATAAATGTTATCGATGTGGAGAGCGGGGTCATATTGAAAGGAACTGTCCTAACAGTCCAAAATCATATAGCAG GCGTGAGCGCAGCCCTTCTAGGTCACGTTCCAGATCACTGTCTCGTGGACGTGGAAGGAGCCGCAGCCCCAGTTACAAAAATCGCAGCTACAG ATCACCCAGTTCACCAAGGAGGGATGCTCGGAGCACCGTGCAAGATGAGAGAAGATCAAGAAGTCGAAGTTACAGCCGCAGTCCAAGGAGGGGTAGAAGGCACAGTCCAGCAATGGACGATCGCAGGAGTATTAGTCCTGTATCTGACAGTCCAAATAGGCAGAGTGATGACAGAAACAATGTTATGAGAAATAGTCGCAGGAGTGAAAGCCCAGCATCAGATGATGGTCATGGGCCAAGAGACAGTGCTAGTCCCGAGAGGGACAGTCCTGGAAGGTACCAAAGTCCAGCGGCAAATGGCAAGTCCAGTCATAGTCCATCAGCTACTGCTAATAATCAAACTCCAAGCCCTGCAAGAGATTCACCTGCTTTGAGAGATAGCCCTGGTGCTAGCACCTAA
- the LOC131061492 gene encoding serine/arginine-rich splicing factor RS2Z33 isoform X1, whose translation MYMHLCMPVCLYVCLCSQVCLVCALTGWIWVRFGPDSVPKMPRYDDRFGNTRLYVGRLSSRTRTRDLEDLFGKYGRVRDVDLKHDFAFIEFSDARDADEARYYLNGRDLNGSRIVVEFARGGPRGGGGGSREYLGRGPPPGSGRCFNCGNDGHWARDCKAGDWKNKCYRCGERGHIERNCPNSPKSYSRRERSPSRSRSRSLSRGRGRSRSPSYKNRSYSRSPSSPRRDARSTVQDERRSRSRSYSRSPRRGRRHSPAMDDRRSISPVSDSPNRQSDDRNNVMRNSRRSESPASDDGHGPRDSASPERDSPGRYQSPAANGKSSHSPSATANNQTPSPARDSPALRDSPGAST comes from the exons ATGTATATGCATTTATGCATGCCTGTATGTCTATATGTATGCCTATGTAGCCAGGTTTGCCTGGTTTGCGCGCTGACAGGCTGGATCTGGGTTCGGTTTGGACCAGATTCAG TGCCTAAAATGCCTCGCTATGATGACCGTTTTGGAAACACCCGGCTCTATGTCGGTCGACTATCTTCTCGAACACGCACAAGAGATCTTGAAGATCTTTTCGGGAAATATGGAAG AGTCCGAGATGTGGATCTGAAGCACGACTTCGCATTCATT GAATTTAGTGATGCTCGAGATGCGGATGAGGCAAGGTACTATCTGAATGGCAGAGATTTGAATGGGAGTCGCATTGTTGTCGAGTTTGCAAGAGGG GGACcaagaggaggaggtggtggatctCGTGAATATCTAGGGAGGGGGCCGCCTCCTGGTTCTGGAAGGTGCTTTAACTGTGGGAATGATGGTCATTGGGCTAGAGACTGCAAAGCTGGGGATTGGAAAAATAAATGTTATCGATGTGGAGAGCGGGGTCATATTGAAAGGAACTGTCCTAACAGTCCAAAATCATATAGCAG GCGTGAGCGCAGCCCTTCTAGGTCACGTTCCAGATCACTGTCTCGTGGACGTGGAAGGAGCCGCAGCCCCAGTTACAAAAATCGCAGCTACAG TAGATCACCCAGTTCACCAAGGAGGGATGCTCGGAGCACCGTGCAAGATGAGAGAAGATCAAGAAGTCGAAGTTACAGCCGCAGTCCAAGGAGGGGTAGAAGGCACAGTCCAGCAATGGACGATCGCAGGAGTATTAGTCCTGTATCTGACAGTCCAAATAGGCAGAGTGATGACAGAAACAATGTTATGAGAAATAGTCGCAGGAGTGAAAGCCCAGCATCAGATGATGGTCATGGGCCAAGAGACAGTGCTAGTCCCGAGAGGGACAGTCCTGGAAGGTACCAAAGTCCAGCGGCAAATGGCAAGTCCAGTCATAGTCCATCAGCTACTGCTAATAATCAAACTCCAAGCCCTGCAAGAGATTCACCTGCTTTGAGAGATAGCCCTGGTGCTAGCACCTAA
- the LOC131061492 gene encoding serine/arginine-rich splicing factor RS2Z33 isoform X3, with the protein MPRYDDRFGNTRLYVGRLSSRTRTRDLEDLFGKYGRVRDVDLKHDFAFIEFSDARDADEARYYLNGRDLNGSRIVVEFARGGPRGGGGGSREYLGRGPPPGSGRCFNCGNDGHWARDCKAGDWKNKCYRCGERGHIERNCPNSPKSYSRRERSPSRSRSRSLSRGRGRSRSPSYKNRSYSRSPSSPRRDARSTVQDERRSRSRSYSRSPRRGRRHSPAMDDRRSISPVSDSPNRQSDDRNNVMRNSRRSESPASDDGHGPRDSASPERDSPGRYQSPAANGKSSHSPSATANNQTPSPARDSPALRDSPGAST; encoded by the exons ATGCCTCGCTATGATGACCGTTTTGGAAACACCCGGCTCTATGTCGGTCGACTATCTTCTCGAACACGCACAAGAGATCTTGAAGATCTTTTCGGGAAATATGGAAG AGTCCGAGATGTGGATCTGAAGCACGACTTCGCATTCATT GAATTTAGTGATGCTCGAGATGCGGATGAGGCAAGGTACTATCTGAATGGCAGAGATTTGAATGGGAGTCGCATTGTTGTCGAGTTTGCAAGAGGG GGACcaagaggaggaggtggtggatctCGTGAATATCTAGGGAGGGGGCCGCCTCCTGGTTCTGGAAGGTGCTTTAACTGTGGGAATGATGGTCATTGGGCTAGAGACTGCAAAGCTGGGGATTGGAAAAATAAATGTTATCGATGTGGAGAGCGGGGTCATATTGAAAGGAACTGTCCTAACAGTCCAAAATCATATAGCAG GCGTGAGCGCAGCCCTTCTAGGTCACGTTCCAGATCACTGTCTCGTGGACGTGGAAGGAGCCGCAGCCCCAGTTACAAAAATCGCAGCTACAG TAGATCACCCAGTTCACCAAGGAGGGATGCTCGGAGCACCGTGCAAGATGAGAGAAGATCAAGAAGTCGAAGTTACAGCCGCAGTCCAAGGAGGGGTAGAAGGCACAGTCCAGCAATGGACGATCGCAGGAGTATTAGTCCTGTATCTGACAGTCCAAATAGGCAGAGTGATGACAGAAACAATGTTATGAGAAATAGTCGCAGGAGTGAAAGCCCAGCATCAGATGATGGTCATGGGCCAAGAGACAGTGCTAGTCCCGAGAGGGACAGTCCTGGAAGGTACCAAAGTCCAGCGGCAAATGGCAAGTCCAGTCATAGTCCATCAGCTACTGCTAATAATCAAACTCCAAGCCCTGCAAGAGATTCACCTGCTTTGAGAGATAGCCCTGGTGCTAGCACCTAA